GCGGGACGTGTGGAGGGACGAGACACGGAGTATTCAGATGTGTTTTTCTTTGTTGAACAAGAGGGGCATTGGGTGCCGCGGGAAAACACCCCGACATTCTCTCTCCAGGATCCATTCGTTACGACAATCGGAGGTCAGCTCGTTTTTGGAGGAGTACAAGTCACACCTGATCCAAACGATGAAAGTAAGCTGACATGGAAGACTGTTTTTTACAAAGGAAACAGTATTAGACAGCTTGAGCCTTTGACAGAAGGCCCAGAAGGAATGAAAGATATTCGCCTGCTTGAACTTCAGGACGGGAGAATTGCTGTCTTCACCCGCCCGCAAGGTGAAAAAGGCGGTCGGGGTAAAATTGGGTTTACAAAAGTGAATTCTTTATCACAGCTTACAGTGGAAACCATTGATCAAGCTCCACTGATTGAACCTCATTTTACCGGTGAGGAGTGGGGAGGAGCGAATGAACTTTATCTGCTCGAGAATGGAGATATTGGGGTGCTTGGCCATATTGCTGAATTTGATGAAGAGGGAGATCGACATTATTACCCGATTACCAGCCGGTACAAGATAGATTCTAATCAATTGACGGATATGAAGATTATCGCCACACGTCGTGATTTTCCAGAAGGATCCGCGAAACGGCCGGACCTTGCTGATGTGCTGTTTAGTGGAGGATTACTCTTTTTAGAAAATGGTGAGGCGGAACTTTATGTCGGCGTCAGTGACGCTGAGGCTCATAAAGCCGTCGTGCCGAATCCTTTTATCTAATAATTAATGAAGAGAAAAAATGAGAGGGGAATGGAAGAATGAAAAAGCTGCTTAACCTTCGTTTATTTGTTTTGATGTTTGCGAGTCTGTTTGTAGTGGCCGGGTGTCAATCCGGTGAAAGTTCAGGTGATGGGAGTTCAGAAGATGGAACGGTGGAGTTCGAATTCTGGGCAGCGCCGAACCCGACGCAGGAACAGTTCTGGGATAATATGGCTCAGCAGTATATGGAAGAAAATGAAGATGTAAAGATTAACGTATCGCCAATGCCGGAAAGTCCTTCTTCTGAAGCGGGCATTCAATCCGCAATCGCAGCGGGAAATGCTCCGGCGATTTCTGAAAATATTTCCCGTGGCTTTGCGGCTCAATTAGCGGAAAGTAACGCAGTGGTCCCGCTTAATGAATTTGAAGGTTATGATGAACTAATTGATGAACGCCAAATGACCGAAACAATGTCTACATGGACATTTACTGAAGACCAGCAGTTTGTATTGCCGATTTACTCAAATGCGATGCTGTTTGGCTGGAGAATCGATATCTTGAATGAACTTGGTTTTGAAGAAGTACCGAAGACTTACGATGAAGTATTAGAAGTAGGGAAAAAACTAAAAGAAGAATATCCTGAAAAACACCTTTGGGCACGTGCGGATTTGGTGAAACCTACTTGGTCTGCCCGCTGGTTTGATTTCTTCATGCTTTATAACGCAGCTTCTGAAGGCAATGGTTTCGTTGAAGGTAATGAATTCACGGCCGATGATGAGGCTGGTGTAGAAACGCT
This window of the Halobacillus sp. Marseille-Q1614 genome carries:
- a CDS encoding DUF1861 family protein; translated protein: MTYTVQSLLKDYQKQGGVKQAKKLTFAGVGDRDVYNITAPFIDEGERVIAGRVEGRDTEYSDVFFFVEQEGHWVPRENTPTFSLQDPFVTTIGGQLVFGGVQVTPDPNDESKLTWKTVFYKGNSIRQLEPLTEGPEGMKDIRLLELQDGRIAVFTRPQGEKGGRGKIGFTKVNSLSQLTVETIDQAPLIEPHFTGEEWGGANELYLLENGDIGVLGHIAEFDEEGDRHYYPITSRYKIDSNQLTDMKIIATRRDFPEGSAKRPDLADVLFSGGLLFLENGEAELYVGVSDAEAHKAVVPNPFI
- a CDS encoding extracellular solute-binding protein; the protein is MKKLLNLRLFVLMFASLFVVAGCQSGESSGDGSSEDGTVEFEFWAAPNPTQEQFWDNMAQQYMEENEDVKINVSPMPESPSSEAGIQSAIAAGNAPAISENISRGFAAQLAESNAVVPLNEFEGYDELIDERQMTETMSTWTFTEDQQFVLPIYSNAMLFGWRIDILNELGFEEVPKTYDEVLEVGKKLKEEYPEKHLWARADLVKPTWSARWFDFFMLYNAASEGNGFVEGNEFTADDEAGVETLKFFQDLSENELLLTREATDPFESGDSIMMDLGPWTFSYWDERFPEMEQGETYELAMPPVHDGEESTTFADTKGLSIYASASKEQQQAAFDFVKWVFSDAENDLEWFEATNLPPARDDLATNETFTSFLEENPELKQYADNIPNSVPPMDSPQTAEIQELIGTEGLNPVVNGEKDAEKAWEDIKAAINGVLK